In Humulus lupulus chromosome 6, drHumLupu1.1, whole genome shotgun sequence, a single genomic region encodes these proteins:
- the LOC133781641 gene encoding probable polyamine transporter At3g13620 → MQDPLFSSPISQDLLEKQTQSEDPHQNVNTKKKKISKRLPLLPLIFLIYFQVSGGPYGQESVVGAAGPLCAIVGFIMFPALWSIPEALITAELATAFPTNGGFVVWSHTAFGPFWGYLMGSWKFMSGVVNLALFPGLCVQYVDAIAPSLNLTSTLTRYSVVFFSTTFLSLINFTGLHVVGHISIPLAALSLLPFLALSFVAIPQIDPGRWIALWNESNTLGRKKEWKNYFHALFWNLNCWDSVSTLVGEIKKPEENLPKALLSSMGLTSLAYLIPLLAVSGAMKPDPDDWKDGFYAAIGEELSGPWLKRFIKFGAVLSGLGLYQAQLSSCSYQLHGMAELGLLPRFFGARSGTFDTPWVGIMVSTVLSLIVAAFRFENMRVCVNFFYSLGTVMEFGAFIYLRVKFPKAIRPFKIPIELNGLIAMCSVPSIFLLFVLCAATPAVYFLSVVLTSFGVLWYFMMNMLKSNKWVEFNNVKSPKIVEEYYPSYYEEIEKK, encoded by the exons ATGCAAGACCCTCTTTTTTCTTCTCCAATCTCCCAAGACCTTCTTGAGAAACAAACCCAAAGCGAAGATCCTCATCAAAATGttaacacaaagaaaaaaaagataagCAAAAGGCTTCCTCTACTTCCTCTCATCTTCCTCATCTACTTCCAAGTCTCCGGAGGGCCTTACGGCCAAGAGTCCGTCGTGGGGGCGGCGGGGCCACTATGTGCCATCGTCGGCTTCATCATGTTCCCTGCCCTCTGGTCCATACCGGAGGCACTCATCACAGCCGAGCTCGCCACCGCCTTTCCCACCAACGGTGGCTTCGTTGTGTGGTCACACACCGCGTTTGGTCCCTTCTGGGGATACCTAATGGGGTCATGGAAGTTCATGAGTGGAGTTGTAAACCTAGCTTTGTTCCCAGGTCTCTGCGTACAATACGTAGACGCCATAGCCCCATCTCTAAACCTCACTTCAACCCTAACTCGCTACTCGGTCGTCTTCTTCTCCACCACATTTCTCTCTTTAATAAACTTCACTGGCTTACATGTCGTTGGTCACATCTCCATACCACTAGCAGCTTTGTCTCTTTTACCATTCTTAGCATTGTCGTTTGTAGCAATCCCCCAGATCGATCCCGGTAGATGGATAGCCCTTTGGAACGAAAGTAACACACTTGGAAGGAAAAAAGAGTGGAAAAACTACTTTCACGCCCTTTTTTGGAACCTAAATTGTTGGGACAGTGTTAGTACTTTAGTTGGTGAGATCAAGAAACCTGAAGAAAACCTACCAAAAGCTCTTCTCTCATCCATGGGGCTAACTTCACTAGCTTACTTGATCCCTCTCCTCGCCGTCAGCGGCGCCATGAAGCCGGACCCCGACGACTGGAAAGACGGCTTCTACGCCGCCATAGGGGAGGAGCTATCCGGGCCATGGCTCAAACGTTTCATCAAATTTGGTGCAGTCTTATCTGGCCTCGGACTCTACCAAGCCCAGCTGAGTAGCTGCTCCTACCAGCTCCATGGCATGGCGGAACTAGGGCTTTTACCGCGGTTTTTCGGTGCTCGGTCGGGCACCTTCGACACACCTTGGGTTGGGATTATGGTGTCCACAGTCTTATCTCTCATCGTTGCGGCTTTTAGGTTTGAGAACATGAGGGTTTGTGTGAATTTCTTTTATAGTTTGGGGACGGTGATGGAGTTTGGTGCTTTTATTTACTTGAGGGTGAAGTTTCCCAAAGCTATTAGGCCTTTTAAGATTCCAATAGAGCTTAATGGGTTGATAGCGATGTGTTCGGTTCCATCTATTTTTCTTCTATTCGTGCTGTGTGCAGCTACTCCGGCAGTTTACTTTCTGAGTGTTGTGCTGACTTCGTTTGGTGTGTTGTGGTACTTTATGATGAATATGTTAAAATCCAATAAGTGGGTTGAGTTCAACAACGTTAAAAGCCCCAAAATAGTGGAGGAGTATTATCCAAG CTACTATGAGGAAATTGAGAAGAAATAA